From Desulfovibrio desulfuricans, a single genomic window includes:
- a CDS encoding methyl-accepting chemotaxis protein, translating to MPRLSFKSVNTVIAALISVILLIGVSIFVVYVGKSSYHIVNNTSVGGMKIINNGLIANVNDMIDANMSMIKVPAQSGQAKKAIEGNSAEMDTLIKALIKEYKGINSIFVLNSQGVAVSGASSNGENFIGNNYSERGYFKTAMQGKDAIDPNIVIAKTTKKEIFAIATPVFGDTGKPIGAVCVTMNWLEYIKSHVFNITVADHGYAFIIDANGRVIAHPKAETHMSDVSKLEFVVKALKIKNGSFDYGFQGKDKVIVFQTIERTGWLVCTSAFTDDLAKDAVEQRNILILVAIGIFVVLLGSIIFMVRRIITAPLKNIMDYSAQIAHGDFKATLAGNYSFELAELAGNFKETTAVLKNRLGFADGVLQGITFPTLVADTDVRITYVNDAMVKLVGKSGKPDDYKGMGAAEFFYGDANKRTICHKCLSEGVNAHGIEAAMTFADGQHKNLRIDASLIRDLDGNIVGAVTLVFDLTEIKKQQATIEQQRDAVAQVAQNANAIADRLSTATEELSTQVEQASRGADQQTQRVSETATAMEQMNASVLEVARNAGGASDTTINAKRKAEHGAEVVNKVVQGINQLHTQALGLKTGMASLGDQAQSIGQIMTVISDIADQTNLLALNAAIEAARAGEAGRGFAVVADEVRKLAEKTMQATREVGSAIQGIQSGTTQNIDQVNQTVDTIEQTTELAGTSGEALSEIVVLVDQAADQAHSIAAAAEEQSATSDEINRAVEQINTISVETSSAMSQSANAVTELAKQAQELKKLIAQMVS from the coding sequence ATGCCACGCCTGTCATTCAAGAGCGTAAATACTGTTATAGCCGCACTGATAAGCGTCATTCTGCTTATCGGCGTTTCCATTTTTGTTGTTTACGTTGGCAAATCTTCATACCACATTGTCAACAATACATCTGTTGGCGGCATGAAGATCATAAACAACGGCCTCATTGCCAACGTCAATGACATGATTGACGCCAACATGAGCATGATCAAGGTTCCGGCGCAGAGCGGTCAGGCGAAAAAAGCCATCGAAGGTAACAGCGCCGAAATGGACACCCTTATCAAAGCCCTTATCAAAGAATACAAGGGAATCAATTCCATCTTTGTTCTAAATTCGCAGGGCGTTGCTGTTTCCGGCGCATCCTCCAATGGAGAAAATTTTATTGGCAATAACTACAGTGAAAGAGGCTATTTCAAAACTGCCATGCAGGGCAAGGATGCCATTGACCCCAACATCGTTATTGCAAAAACCACAAAAAAAGAAATATTTGCCATCGCTACTCCAGTTTTTGGCGACACAGGCAAGCCCATTGGCGCAGTATGCGTGACCATGAACTGGCTTGAATATATTAAAAGCCATGTTTTTAACATAACAGTTGCAGACCATGGTTATGCATTTATTATTGATGCCAATGGTCGCGTTATTGCCCACCCCAAGGCTGAGACTCACATGAGCGATGTCAGCAAGCTGGAATTTGTAGTCAAGGCGCTTAAAATCAAGAACGGCTCTTTTGATTACGGATTTCAGGGTAAGGACAAGGTAATTGTTTTTCAAACCATTGAAAGAACAGGCTGGCTTGTCTGCACCTCCGCATTTACAGACGATCTTGCAAAAGACGCCGTTGAGCAACGCAACATTCTTATTCTCGTTGCTATCGGCATTTTTGTTGTATTGCTGGGCAGCATCATATTTATGGTTCGCCGGATCATTACCGCCCCGCTGAAGAACATCATGGACTACAGCGCGCAGATTGCGCACGGCGATTTCAAGGCCACGCTCGCGGGCAATTATAGTTTTGAACTGGCTGAACTTGCAGGTAATTTTAAAGAAACAACCGCTGTGCTCAAAAACCGCCTGGGTTTTGCTGACGGCGTATTGCAGGGCATCACCTTCCCCACCCTGGTTGCAGATACAGATGTGCGCATCACCTATGTGAATGATGCCATGGTCAAGCTTGTGGGCAAAAGCGGCAAGCCCGACGACTATAAGGGCATGGGAGCGGCTGAATTTTTCTACGGGGATGCCAACAAGCGTACCATCTGCCATAAATGTCTGAGCGAGGGAGTGAACGCACATGGCATTGAAGCAGCAATGACCTTTGCAGACGGCCAGCACAAAAATCTGCGCATTGATGCCTCGCTGATCCGCGATCTGGACGGCAACATTGTTGGTGCAGTAACACTTGTGTTCGACCTGACGGAAATCAAAAAGCAGCAGGCCACCATCGAGCAGCAGCGTGATGCCGTTGCCCAGGTGGCGCAGAACGCCAATGCCATTGCCGACAGGCTTTCCACCGCGACCGAGGAGCTTTCCACCCAGGTGGAACAGGCCAGCCGTGGCGCGGATCAGCAAACACAGCGTGTTTCTGAAACCGCCACCGCAATGGAGCAGATGAATGCCTCGGTGCTTGAGGTGGCGCGCAATGCGGGCGGCGCCTCAGACACTACCATCAATGCCAAACGCAAGGCGGAACATGGCGCAGAAGTGGTCAACAAGGTAGTGCAGGGCATCAACCAGTTGCACACGCAGGCTTTGGGCCTCAAGACCGGAATGGCCTCGTTGGGCGATCAGGCCCAGAGTATCGGCCAGATCATGACCGTGATTTCAGACATTGCAGACCAGACCAACCTGCTGGCCCTCAACGCCGCCATCGAAGCGGCGCGCGCGGGCGAAGCCGGACGCGGATTTGCCGTTGTGGCCGACGAGGTGCGCAAACTGGCGGAAAAGACCATGCAGGCAACCCGCGAGGTTGGTTCCGCCATTCAGGGCATACAGAGCGGCACCACGCAGAACATTGATCAGGTCAACCAGACTGTAGACACCATTGAGCAGACCACCGAGCTTGCCGGAACCTCCGGCGAGGCGCTCTCAGAAATTGTGGTGCTGGTGGATCAGGCTGCGGATCAGGCGCATTCCATTGCCGCCGCCGCAGAAGAACAGTCGGCCACCAGCGACGAGATCAACCGCGCTGTGGAACAGATCAACACCATCAGCGTAGAGACGTCCTCCGCCATGTCGCAATCTGCCAACGCAGTGACGGAACTGGCAAAGCAGGCGCAGGAACTCAAAAAGCTCATTGCGCAGATGGTTTCATAG
- a CDS encoding DMT family transporter: MQNARQAAPPQLQSTTAPNKDAMQQSAVRAALIRMHAATVLFGISGIFGKLCQCSAVDLVWGRAVVAVAALGCICLVRRDPPWHGIAARDLTGLAVSGILLTLHFVTFFMGIKLGGIAVGTLGFACFPAFTALFEAIAYRERPSARELQCIGMVSIGLVCLTPSFSLADTATHGLLWGIVSAAVYGLVAIANRHFAGGMSGMQTCWWQNTVIIICLLPFAAADVPGIAALDWLWIICLGLLCTALAYSLYVSSLTALKARQAAVIITLEPVYAIIAAWLLFNDAPGLGIFAGGALILGAVFRLSRR, encoded by the coding sequence ATGCAGAATGCCAGACAGGCTGCGCCCCCACAATTACAATCTACCACAGCACCCAACAAGGACGCAATGCAGCAAAGCGCCGTGCGCGCAGCCCTGATCCGCATGCACGCAGCCACGGTTCTGTTTGGTATCTCTGGCATTTTTGGCAAATTGTGCCAGTGCTCCGCCGTTGATCTTGTCTGGGGCAGGGCCGTGGTTGCAGTGGCCGCTCTTGGCTGCATCTGCCTTGTCCGGCGTGATCCGCCCTGGCATGGAATTGCGGCACGCGACCTGACAGGCCTTGCCGTAAGCGGCATTCTGCTGACCCTCCATTTTGTTACTTTTTTTATGGGCATAAAACTGGGCGGTATTGCGGTGGGTACGCTCGGCTTTGCGTGTTTTCCCGCCTTTACGGCCCTGTTTGAAGCCATAGCCTACCGCGAGCGCCCAAGCGCCCGGGAATTGCAGTGCATTGGCATGGTAAGCATTGGGCTTGTGTGCCTGACGCCCTCGTTTTCGCTGGCTGATACTGCAACCCACGGCCTGCTTTGGGGCATTGTTTCCGCTGCGGTCTACGGACTGGTGGCCATAGCAAACCGGCACTTTGCCGGGGGCATGTCTGGCATGCAGACCTGCTGGTGGCAAAATACAGTAATAATCATCTGCCTTCTGCCCTTTGCTGCAGCGGATGTGCCGGGCATCGCCGCTCTGGACTGGCTGTGGATAATCTGCCTGGGCCTTTTATGCACCGCCCTCGCCTACAGCCTTTACGTAAGCAGCCTCACAGCCCTCAAGGCCCGACAGGCAGCGGTTATCATCACGCTTGAACCTGTTTACGCCATAATTGCTGCGTGGCTGCTCTTTAACGATGCTCCCGGTCTGGGCATTTTTGCAGGCGGCGCACTCATACTTGGCGCTGTGTTCAGACTCAGCAGGCGATGA
- the dapB gene encoding 4-hydroxy-tetrahydrodipicolinate reductase, whose amino-acid sequence MSTSIIVVGASGRMGKTISGLVEADPQFTLAGLVDSPERIAALTGAACPVSDSLAALLPKLPGAVVIDFTAPAVSLQSAKAVAQTGNALVIGTTGFTDEQKDELRALAAKAPIFWASNMSIGVNVLLNILPQLTKALGEDYDIEMVELHHNRKKDSPSGTALTLGECLAEARDWKLNDVRCSSRDGIIGARPKEQIGIQAIRGGDVVGVHTVYFMGPGERIEVTHQAHSRENFARGAIRAAGWMAGQKPGKLYSMQDVIKDI is encoded by the coding sequence ATGAGCACTTCTATTATTGTGGTCGGGGCCAGCGGGCGTATGGGCAAAACCATCAGCGGGCTTGTGGAAGCCGACCCGCAGTTCACCCTTGCAGGGCTGGTGGACAGCCCGGAGCGCATAGCCGCTCTTACGGGTGCTGCCTGCCCTGTTTCCGACAGTCTGGCAGCCCTGTTGCCCAAACTTCCGGGGGCTGTGGTCATTGACTTCACCGCTCCTGCGGTGAGTCTGCAATCGGCCAAGGCCGTTGCGCAGACCGGCAATGCCCTTGTAATCGGCACCACGGGCTTTACCGATGAGCAAAAAGACGAACTGCGCGCCCTTGCTGCCAAGGCCCCGATTTTCTGGGCCTCGAACATGAGCATCGGCGTGAATGTGCTGCTCAACATCCTGCCCCAGCTCACCAAGGCCCTGGGCGAGGATTATGATATTGAAATGGTGGAACTGCACCACAACCGCAAAAAGGACAGCCCCAGCGGCACGGCCCTGACCCTTGGCGAATGCCTTGCCGAGGCCCGCGACTGGAAGCTCAACGATGTGCGCTGCTCCAGCCGTGACGGCATCATCGGCGCCCGCCCCAAGGAGCAGATCGGCATTCAGGCCATACGTGGCGGCGATGTGGTGGGCGTGCATACCGTGTATTTCATGGGCCCCGGTGAGCGTATTGAAGTGACCCATCAGGCCCACTCTCGCGAGAATTTTGCACGCGGCGCTATCCGCGCCGCTGGCTGGATGGCAGGGCAGAAGCCCGGCAAGCTTTATAGCATGCAGGACGTGATCAAGGATATTTAG
- the panD gene encoding aspartate 1-decarboxylase: protein MLATPAVRATAGFGIIHGRLCDLFLGAFNRAREFVMLQILRAKLHCIRVTGCELNYHGSVTLDPEQCREAGIYPLEFVYIWNKSNGQRISTYVIYGEPGSRCCILNGAAARACQRGDEVIISAYEYVNGPQDLYSRKPVVLTFNEDNSIHERLRYVVDGEEEGDFGFHVETE, encoded by the coding sequence GTGCTGGCAACTCCTGCGGTGCGGGCAACTGCCGGATTCGGCATCATTCATGGTCGCCTGTGCGACCTTTTTTTAGGCGCGTTCAACCGCGCAAGAGAGTTTGTCATGCTGCAAATACTGCGGGCAAAACTGCATTGCATTCGTGTTACCGGGTGCGAACTGAACTACCACGGCTCGGTGACGCTTGACCCGGAGCAGTGCCGCGAGGCGGGCATCTACCCGCTGGAATTTGTGTATATCTGGAACAAGAGCAACGGACAGCGTATTTCCACCTACGTCATCTACGGCGAGCCGGGGTCGCGCTGCTGCATACTCAACGGTGCGGCGGCCCGGGCCTGTCAGCGTGGGGATGAAGTCATCATCAGCGCTTACGAATACGTGAACGGCCCACAGGATCTGTACAGCCGTAAACCCGTAGTGCTGACCTTTAACGAGGACAACAGCATTCATGAGCGCCTGCGCTATGTGGTCGACGGGGAAGAAGAGGGCGACTTTGGCTTTCATGTGGAAACCGAATAG
- a CDS encoding J domain-containing protein translates to MRRRPRQISLKECYDILKLKKDADTADLKRAYRRRAFELHPDLNPGNPDASREFQLLNEAYVALSAILKHEDGVRASTEASRAAQAESKARAAKEEPADDRAEQKAQAENGSQGSNGQQAEPDAKEASSGPADAASGARTADETGKAQKEQNQEQQKDKTADKKNAQNGYSEHDVLRDLLTDPFARRVFEDIYSELNRQHQEEAPPQQEAPYQKEGPTFGQPKEKPTAEKRNVKLHKSNLAWGTPKWNKDHSKGVTGMVKGWLRRQIDEEQTLALPSANLAPGKRIRLQIRQALSGELKTVEITLPPDFAVGKPIRLRGLGKRVGPWQGDLYLIITNE, encoded by the coding sequence ATGCGACGCCGCCCCCGCCAGATATCGTTGAAAGAATGCTACGACATTCTCAAGCTTAAAAAGGACGCCGATACGGCTGACCTCAAGCGGGCCTACCGGCGTCGCGCTTTTGAGCTGCACCCCGATCTCAACCCCGGCAACCCCGATGCCAGCCGGGAATTTCAGCTGCTCAACGAGGCATATGTGGCCCTTTCCGCCATACTCAAACATGAGGACGGCGTACGGGCTTCAACAGAGGCCAGCAGGGCTGCCCAGGCAGAGAGCAAGGCGCGGGCCGCAAAGGAAGAGCCCGCTGACGACAGGGCTGAACAGAAGGCTCAGGCTGAAAATGGCTCTCAAGGCAGCAACGGGCAGCAAGCGGAACCTGACGCAAAAGAAGCCAGCTCTGGCCCGGCTGACGCCGCTTCCGGGGCACGGACCGCAGACGAGACCGGGAAAGCCCAAAAAGAGCAGAATCAAGAGCAGCAAAAGGACAAAACGGCAGACAAAAAAAACGCGCAGAACGGCTATTCAGAGCATGACGTGCTGCGCGACCTGCTTACAGATCCCTTTGCCCGCCGCGTTTTTGAAGATATTTACAGCGAACTGAACCGCCAGCATCAGGAAGAAGCGCCCCCCCAGCAGGAAGCGCCTTACCAAAAGGAAGGGCCCACTTTTGGCCAGCCTAAGGAAAAACCCACGGCAGAAAAGCGCAATGTAAAACTGCACAAGAGCAATCTGGCCTGGGGCACGCCCAAGTGGAACAAAGACCACAGCAAGGGCGTTACCGGTATGGTCAAGGGCTGGCTGCGCCGTCAGATTGATGAAGAACAAACCCTTGCCCTGCCGTCGGCAAATCTTGCGCCCGGCAAGCGCATTCGACTGCAAATACGTCAGGCCCTTTCTGGCGAGCTAAAAACTGTCGAAATCACCCTGCCGCCGGATTTTGCCGTGGGCAAACCCATCCGGCTGCGCGGGCTGGGCAAGCGTGTGGGGCCGTGGCAAGGCGATTTGTACCTTATTATCACCAACGAATGA
- a CDS encoding YkgJ family cysteine cluster protein translates to MSAAHGESVFNCRMCGHCCEGRGGIVVSPTDLIRLAAHMQQAPEAVADSYCERIGGKLKIRCGEDGYCVFFRQGSGCGVHEGKPSICRAWPFFRGNIEDPASLAMAKEFCPGIETGALHADFAREGRDYLRENGLLASDATCEANALILK, encoded by the coding sequence ATGTCTGCCGCTCACGGAGAATCTGTTTTCAACTGCCGCATGTGCGGCCACTGCTGCGAAGGAAGAGGCGGCATTGTCGTAAGCCCCACAGACCTGATCCGGCTGGCAGCGCACATGCAGCAAGCACCGGAAGCAGTGGCGGACAGCTATTGCGAACGCATTGGCGGCAAGCTCAAAATTCGTTGCGGCGAAGACGGCTACTGCGTATTTTTTCGCCAGGGCAGCGGCTGCGGCGTGCACGAGGGCAAGCCTTCAATCTGCCGCGCATGGCCCTTTTTTCGCGGCAACATCGAAGACCCGGCCAGCCTTGCCATGGCCAAGGAATTCTGCCCCGGCATCGAAACTGGCGCGCTGCATGCGGATTTTGCGCGCGAAGGCCGCGACTATCTGCGCGAAAACGGCCTGCTTGCTTCTGATGCCACCTGTGAAGCCAATGCGCTTATCCTGAAGTAA